The nucleotide window ATGGCCGTGTAGGCCGAAATAAAGGTATTCCATTGGCGCAAGGTGAACACTGCCTGAATAAAACTCCTTAAAGACCTCGGCAAAGAATAAAAACAGGTTGATTCCCATAGCATACGCAATTAATTCTGCAATTTTAAATATCGCAGTGTCTGCAATTTCAATGTCAGAAACCTTTCTGATAATCTGGAATATTACCAGCATCAGCGCAGGGCCCGAACAGAGGGCAGATGCGATAAACCTCGGCGCCAATATTGATGCATTCCAGAACGGCCGCGCCGAAAGACCATTGTATAAAAATGCCGTAACAGTATGGATGCTGATTGCCCATGGTATTGATAAGACAACAAGGGGCCATATGATGGACATTTTGTATTCCTTGCCAAGAGACAGCCTGTAGAGGACATAGAACACTACGATTGTATTGATCGTAAGGTATCCGTTTAAAACCACCACATCCCATGCAAGAAGAGAATTTGGGAAATTCATCGCTCCGATTATGGGCAGGATATGCCATGCCCGGTCAGGTCTTCCCAGATCTGCCATGATAAAAAGCAGGCACATAACTATAGCGGTAATGGCGAGCATTTCGCCAAAGAGAACGATTTCTTTGATGGGTTTAAAATTATACAGATATGCCGGTATGACAAGGAGGACCGCTGCGGCAGCTACTCCGACAAGGAATGTAAAGTTGGAAATGTACATACCCCATGAGACCTGATCTCTCATATGTGTCAGTATCATGCCCTGGTCAAGCTGCCTTATATACGAAATAATCCCAAAAACAATAAAAAACAAGAGAAAGGCGAGCCATCCGTAATACCACTTACTGCCTTTTGTCAGGAATTTTACTGTAACGAAAAAATTTTTAACCGGCTGCAAAACATTTAACATATCTGTATCTCCTTGTGAAAACTAATCAGCAAAGAAGTAATAAAACTTCGGCGATGTATTCAGGTCTTCCTTGAGACGGAAGACTCTTTTATTTTCAATACAGTAACGTATCTCACTGTTTGGGTCTAACAGGTTGCCGAATTTCCTGGCTCCAACCGGGCAGATCTCAACGCACGCAGGGTATTTCCCTTCCCTCGTTCTCTGAATACAGAAGGTGCATTTTTCTACAACCCCCTTGTATCTGGGACGATTACCAAGATAGTGGGTTTCGGTATTGTATTCCTCCCTGGACCTGTTCGGTTTGCCCCAGTTGAAATGTCTCGCACCATACGGACAGGCTGCCATACAGTATCTGCATCCGATGCACCAGTTATAGTCAACTACAACAATCCCGTCGCGTTCTTTCCATGTTGCCTGCGTGGGACATACCTTTACGCACGGCGGGTTTTCGCACTGCTGGCATTGAATCGGCATATAAAAATGACCTTCTTCAGGAACCTCTTTGGGGGCATAATATGCCTCTGATTCCTCAAAGTTGCTTACGTATTTTTCCCCCTTCTTAAACCGTAGCACTGTTATCCAGTGAATCTGCGGCTGCACGGACTGATTGTTTTCCTTTACGCATGCATAAACGCATCTCCTGCAGCCTATGCACCTTGAAAGATCCAATCCATACCCGAAGAGAGTGCCTTCAAGAGGCTTTGTGTTTTTTATGTTAAAATTTACGCCGTAATTATCTGCGTATTCTTTCTGCAGACGTTTTATGACAGACTGGATCTCGTCATCATCCATTTCCTTGAAATGCTTCTGGAAGAACGCCTCCCAGACAGACGCATCTGCATTGCCTGCCGGCAATGCTAAGGATGCAAGCCCGGCGGTTGCTCCCTTAAGAAATGTTCTTCTGCTGCAGGGTTTTTGTATGATGTTATTTTTGTTTTTTTTGTCCATTTTTGTCCTTCAGTTTTTTCTCAGGCACTATAGAATAAACCTTCTCTGATATATTATTAATCGGGTTCAGCGGTATGCTGCCATCTGTTAATTTTTTAAATTTGTTGTCCTCGGGCCTTAAAGGCGGCGGCAGAGGCTCCAGGGGTTTAAACCTCGGCTGATGCGGATTATGGCAGTGCACACAAAGGCGGTACTGCTTTTCTCCATTCCACATCCCTGTTCTTTTGCCGTGTACGCCGGCTTTCCAGTCGCGGAAATGAGTCCCGTGGCACTGGCCGCACAGATAATACGACTCCTGAAATGAAATCAGCTTTCCGCCTGCCAGCCTCAGCTTATCCCTGTTGGCGGGGTTATGGCAGTCAAGACACCATCTTTGATCTTCCGCATGTTTAAGCTTTATCTCCTGATGAAACTCAAGCTCCCTTCTGTTTTGGTTTACCTCCATATTTGAATGGCAATCAGAACACGGGAAAATGCCTTCTGAGAAAGGGGGCGGGGGCACAAAATACTGAGGATGAGGTACATCGTTTGCGGCTGCTGCAGATGCAGACAAAAACAATACCGCCGTTACGGCAAAAAAGAATATTTGACAGACATTTTTCATCATCTTAATTTTACACACAGGTATAATTAACTGCGTGGCGGTTTCTCCAATTTTTGCTTCAACGATTAAATTATTTTTGTATAAACAACTTAATCTTTGTATGTCTTTGCAAGCAGGCCAACCACCACACTCAGCCCGATAAAGATAAGCATAAGGAAGGTGGAAAAGTTTTTCCTGAAGTGAATTTCATCAATTGATTCTTTTATCTTTGCCTCAATAGCGTTTAGCCGCTGCATAAATTCATCGGTCCTCTGTTTTACGAGGTCGGCATCAATTGTGTGAAACAAGGCGTGAAACTCTGCCTGTGTGCTGAACAGCTCCCGCTTTTCATTACCGGTATATATTCCTTCTGTCTTCAGGCTTTCAAGCTGGCTGTCAATCTCTTTTATTTTATTTTCCGTTACAAAAAGCGCCTGTTTCATAATCTTTGCCCTTTCGTACGAGTGGCACTTTGTGCATCTGCCTTCATTAATAATATCCATGGTTGTTTTTTGTATGTTGTGGGAGCCGTGACAGATAACACAGTTCGGTCCTTTCCCTGTGGCAAGCAACGCCTTGCCGTGTCCGCTTTCAAGATAATTCCTCAGAATACCTATGTGACACTTCCCGCAGAACTGCGGTATATCCGCAGGTTTGGGAGTCCCGACAAACCCCCTTTGATGCGACATTGACATAGTTGCATCCTTGTAGTCGCCGCCGTGGCAGTCATGGCACATTACATTGTTCTGGTAATGCCAGCTCATCTTCCATTCCTGCGGGATGCTCCGGAATTCGGGTCTCATGCTGTTGGAGGAATGGCATTCAATGCAAGCATTTACCTCCAGTTCTTCGCCGCCCCACGATTTATATAAGAATTCTTTCTCAAAGGCTTCTTTGTATCCTGCGGTTGCCGGATACGAAAACAATAAAGCTATGAGCGCCGGAAGAATAAAATATCTCACGAGTATTTCCCCCAGACAGTCAAGGATAACCACATTATCACCGCTACTATTAAAAGAGCGAGAAGAAACGGGCGTTTAAAAATGTTTTTTTCGTTTTTTGTTTCTAAAAATGGCCATAGCAAGAAAACCACAGTAAGTAATATCTGCATGGATATGCCAAAAAATTTATTGGGAATAATTTTAAACATCTGATACGGAGCAAGGAAATACCACTCAGGCTTTATGGAAATCGGCGTCTTAAAAGGATCAGCCGGTGTATTTGCAGCCTCAGGGATGAAGAAGGTAGGCATAAATGTTATCACAAAGAACACCGTGGCAAAAAACACCATAATCATAAAAACCTGTTTTAATAAAAAGTACGGATAGAACGGATATCCTTCAGTCATTTTTTCTCCCTGAGTGTTGAGGGGAGAAGCGGAAAACCCCAGGTGCTTTACCAGAAAGACATGGAATCCGACAATAGACAGGAAAATAGGCGGCAGGAATGCTACATGCAGGGCAAAAAATCTTGACAGCGTCGTTCCTGTCACTAACTCTCCGCCTCTCAGGAGATTGGCAATATAATCACCTGCCACAGGGAAAGCCGTAGGTATATTGGTGACAATAGTTGTTGCCCAGAAACTCCTCTGGCTCCATGGCAGCAAATAACCACTGAGGCAGAATATAAGCGTGATTAACAGCAGACACACACCTGCTACCCATGTTAATTCCCTTGGTTTCTTATACGCAAGCAGCATGAAAATTGATATGAGGTGCAGGGTTACAACTACAACCATAAGGTTGCTGACTACAATATGTATCATCCTCAGAAGCCAGCCGAAAGGGACACTATTCATTATCTCCTGTACGCTTTTGAATGCATAGTCGGGATGAGGTATATAGTAGACGAGGAGAAAGTATCCTGAAACAGCCTGGACCATATATGCGACTAAGCTGACAATCCCGAGGGTATATAATATATTAGTCTCTTTGGGGACTTTGTACCCTTTCAGTTTGTCTTGAACAAATGATTCACAGCCTATTCTTTCATCCAGATAGTTTATTATCTTCTGCCACATAAAATTACTGATTCCTATCCTATTATTATATTCTCCCCCTGCACATTCAGAAGCAGCCTCGTCAGCGGTTTTGGGGGCGGCCCTGATATGATGTGTCCCTCAATGCTGAAGGTGCCTGCATGACAGGGGCAGATAAATCTGTTTATCTCTTTATTATATTCAACAAGGCATCCAAGGTGTGTGCAGATTCTTGACAGGGCTATATAGCCCATGCCTTTTACGTTTACCACAATGGCAGGGGTGCCGCCAAAGACAATTTCTTTTCCTTCGCCGAGAGGTAAATCGCTCTTTTTGACTGTTACCTGTTCTCCTGTTGTCTTTGCCTCATGGGGGGTAAGAAACCGTACTAACGGATAAGCAAAGGCGCCCACGGCCGCCGAGCCTAAAACAAAAGTCAGAAGTTTTAAAAAACCACGTCTCTTCATTTAAGTGCCCTCTTGAAAAATTTAAAACATTTAAAAAATAACAGAAACAACTTTGTTTGTCAATCAAAAAGCTGTTTTATTCATTATTATCTCTCTTGAATTTTAAAGAAGGCGCAAATTTATTGAAGAACCAGAAAAAAACAAACGGCAGAATGGCAATAACAAGCGCTCCTGCGGCACCTTCCTTAAAAGCTTCAAGATTGTGCGGGATAATCGGCATACTATAGTGCATATAGCCGGCGTATGAATTGGAAAATGCCTGTCCGCCGATTACAACGTTCCACCTCATCATAAACACCCCTAACAGAACAAGCAACGTTGCGATAACCGCCCTTCTTATTGTCAGTCCGGGTATCAGGAGGAGTATGAAAGGAATGAGGTTGCCGCAGAGGTACTGGAGCACAAAGATATTAAAAAAGTCCTTGCCGTAAATGACCGAGCGGAGTATGTCCCATGACTTCATGGCAGTATAACCCCTGAATACAAGGTCCAGCATCTCAAGGGTCATTGCCGCAATCATGGCGGCTATGAGGTATTTTGAAGTCTTCCGTATAACGTCAACTTCCGCGCCTTTTATCTCTACGGAAACCTGATCCTCATGTTTTTTCTTGGCCCTGAATTTCTTCCATTCCATTATCACAATATATGTAACCATGCAGAGGGCTACTCCCGAGACCACTGCGGACATAATAAATATGATCGGCATAAGCGGCGTCGTCCAGAGGGCATTTGCCTTAACCGAGCCAAAGATAAATCCTGCATAACCATGCAGAAAAAACGCCACAGGGATACCGATGCCTGCAAGTACCTTGATTAATTTTTCGTCTTTGTGAACAGCTTGCTCTCCGATATCATAGGCGCCGAGGGTAAGGAGATTAAAGATTAACCTGTTGACAAAATTAATCAGCCCGCCCTTTCCTATAAGGGCTATTGCCTGTTCAACAAAGTGTTTTCTGTAGACAAACCATACCTCTGCAGCGACTATCATCATGTAAATGAGGTAAACCATGCCGAATGCGGCAATAGCTGATGTGAAGTGGGGAGTGAAAAAGACCTCCGTATTTCTCTGAGGCTGCTGCAAATGAAAAAGAAGCGGCATCGGGGCAACGATAAGAAGGGCAAAGGAAAAGACCAGCGAAAACTTGGCAAGGTCTTTGATATCTTTCTGCCCGAAGACATGATAAAGAGACGACAATACAAAGGCGCCTGCAACAAACCCCGTCATCAACGGATACATTACAATCTGGATGGTCCAGTATATATATTCGTTGGGATATGTAAACAACTCTTTAGTCGTCCACTCTGCGCCGTGAACAATTAATTCTTTTATTTCAGGTGTCATCTATAAATTACCTCACGTTTTCGTCCATCCCAATGTAGTAAACCTGGGGTTTTGTCCCGAATGCATCTTTCAGGACAGACACCCTTTCATTCTGGATGATTTTTGTTACAGGGTCGTTGCGGTCTTTAAGGTTTCCTATCTGACGCGCGCCAAACGGACAGGCATCTACGCAGGCAGTCTTCATGCCCTGAGAAATACGGTGGTAGCAGAATGTGCACTTCTCAGCTACCCTAAGTATGGGATTGAAAAACCTTGCGCCGTAAGGGCATGACTGAATACAGTAGCCGCAGCCTATGCACCACTTTCTGTCAATCAGTATCACGCCGTCTGTCGTTTTATACGTTGCGCCTACCGGACAAACCTGCACACATGGCGGGTTTTCACACTGGTTGCAGAGCTTGGGTACAAAAAACGCCTTTGCAATATTCTCGGGGTTCACTTCTATATTGTTGACCTTCTGCGAGGTAAAACCGTTTGCACCTGCATGCGGAGAGTCAATCAACACCCTGCCGTCTTTTAGTATTATATATCTCTCCACCCACGTCCTTGAAACAGGCACTTCAAGAGGAATCTCATTTTCCTGTTTGCAGGCCTTGACGCACAAGCCGCAGCCGACACATTTATATGTGTCAACGACAAAACCCCACAGGACAGGGGTTTCTTTTATGGCTGCCATTACTTCAGAAGGGCTTAAGACCTTCAAGGCGCCTGCAGGCAGCGCAGCAAGTGCAGCTCCTTTAACAATGGTTATTATAAATCCTCTTCTTGTCATTCCCATATTTACAGTTCCTCTATTATATATCAGGGTTGTGCGGATCGTGGCAAGCGCTGCACCCGTCATCAGGGTTATGTTCTACCGGGTTTATCCCTTTAATCTTTGACCTCATGCTTGATGCGTAAGGCAGGTATGCATGGCACCTGATACACAGTTCCCTGCTTTTATCAACAATTAGTTTCTCGGGATTTTCAGGATGCTCTATTGCCGGCCCATGGCAGTTTTCGCACTGTATAACCTTGTGCTTGGATGCCATATTGGATTTATATTTATCTTCGTGGCAGTCTTTGCAGTATTCTTTTGTCCGGTATTTAACCTTAAATGCCTTCCATTCATTCAGATTGCTTTTCCTGTGATAACTATACATGAATCCCCTGTCTCCAACACCGAAATCCGAAGGGACTACAAATGACCTTGCAATAAGGATTACCACTACAAGCCCTATTGCAACCCATAATGGACGCCATACATGACTTTTCAACTGCCT belongs to Nitrospirota bacterium and includes:
- the nrfD gene encoding polysulfide reductase NrfD → MLNVLQPVKNFFVTVKFLTKGSKWYYGWLAFLLFFIVFGIISYIRQLDQGMILTHMRDQVSWGMYISNFTFLVGVAAAAVLLVIPAYLYNFKPIKEIVLFGEMLAITAIVMCLLFIMADLGRPDRAWHILPIIGAMNFPNSLLAWDVVVLNGYLTINTIVVFYVLYRLSLGKEYKMSIIWPLVVLSIPWAISIHTVTAFLYNGLSARPFWNASILAPRFIASALCSGPALMLVIFQIIRKVSDIEIADTAIFKIAELIAYAMGINLFLFFAEVFKEFYSGSVHLAPMEYLYFGLHGHSNMVIWMWLALIFNITAFILFLRPKTRENYFTLNLACTLIILGVYIEKGMGLIVPGFIPSTLGEIYEYSPSAVEKSITIGIWAAGAMVFTLLLKFALPVYTGKLRFKTGSE
- a CDS encoding 4Fe-4S dicluster domain-containing protein, which codes for MDKKNKNNIIQKPCSRRTFLKGATAGLASLALPAGNADASVWEAFFQKHFKEMDDDEIQSVIKRLQKEYADNYGVNFNIKNTKPLEGTLFGYGLDLSRCIGCRRCVYACVKENNQSVQPQIHWITVLRFKKGEKYVSNFEESEAYYAPKEVPEEGHFYMPIQCQQCENPPCVKVCPTQATWKERDGIVVVDYNWCIGCRYCMAACPYGARHFNWGKPNRSREEYNTETHYLGNRPRYKGVVEKCTFCIQRTREGKYPACVEICPVGARKFGNLLDPNSEIRYCIENKRVFRLKEDLNTSPKFYYFFAD
- a CDS encoding cytochrome C, which codes for MRYFILPALIALLFSYPATAGYKEAFEKEFLYKSWGGEELEVNACIECHSSNSMRPEFRSIPQEWKMSWHYQNNVMCHDCHGGDYKDATMSMSHQRGFVGTPKPADIPQFCGKCHIGILRNYLESGHGKALLATGKGPNCVICHGSHNIQKTTMDIINEGRCTKCHSYERAKIMKQALFVTENKIKEIDSQLESLKTEGIYTGNEKRELFSTQAEFHALFHTIDADLVKQRTDEFMQRLNAIEAKIKESIDEIHFRKNFSTFLMLIFIGLSVVVGLLAKTYKD
- a CDS encoding cytochrome bc complex cytochrome b subunit; this translates as MWQKIINYLDERIGCESFVQDKLKGYKVPKETNILYTLGIVSLVAYMVQAVSGYFLLVYYIPHPDYAFKSVQEIMNSVPFGWLLRMIHIVVSNLMVVVVTLHLISIFMLLAYKKPRELTWVAGVCLLLITLIFCLSGYLLPWSQRSFWATTIVTNIPTAFPVAGDYIANLLRGGELVTGTTLSRFFALHVAFLPPIFLSIVGFHVFLVKHLGFSASPLNTQGEKMTEGYPFYPYFLLKQVFMIMVFFATVFFVITFMPTFFIPEAANTPADPFKTPISIKPEWYFLAPYQMFKIIPNKFFGISMQILLTVVFLLWPFLETKNEKNIFKRPFLLALLIVAVIMWLSLTVWGKYS
- a CDS encoding Rieske 2Fe-2S domain-containing protein, whose translation is MKRRGFLKLLTFVLGSAAVGAFAYPLVRFLTPHEAKTTGEQVTVKKSDLPLGEGKEIVFGGTPAIVVNVKGMGYIALSRICTHLGCLVEYNKEINRFICPCHAGTFSIEGHIISGPPPKPLTRLLLNVQGENIIIG
- the nrfD gene encoding polysulfide reductase NrfD, whose protein sequence is MVHGAEWTTKELFTYPNEYIYWTIQIVMYPLMTGFVAGAFVLSSLYHVFGQKDIKDLAKFSLVFSFALLIVAPMPLLFHLQQPQRNTEVFFTPHFTSAIAAFGMVYLIYMMIVAAEVWFVYRKHFVEQAIALIGKGGLINFVNRLIFNLLTLGAYDIGEQAVHKDEKLIKVLAGIGIPVAFFLHGYAGFIFGSVKANALWTTPLMPIIFIMSAVVSGVALCMVTYIVIMEWKKFRAKKKHEDQVSVEIKGAEVDVIRKTSKYLIAAMIAAMTLEMLDLVFRGYTAMKSWDILRSVIYGKDFFNIFVLQYLCGNLIPFILLLIPGLTIRRAVIATLLVLLGVFMMRWNVVIGGQAFSNSYAGYMHYSMPIIPHNLEAFKEGAAGALVIAILPFVFFWFFNKFAPSLKFKRDNNE
- a CDS encoding 4Fe-4S dicluster domain-containing protein, which gives rise to MTRRGFIITIVKGAALAALPAGALKVLSPSEVMAAIKETPVLWGFVVDTYKCVGCGLCVKACKQENEIPLEVPVSRTWVERYIILKDGRVLIDSPHAGANGFTSQKVNNIEVNPENIAKAFFVPKLCNQCENPPCVQVCPVGATYKTTDGVILIDRKWCIGCGYCIQSCPYGARFFNPILRVAEKCTFCYHRISQGMKTACVDACPFGARQIGNLKDRNDPVTKIIQNERVSVLKDAFGTKPQVYYIGMDENVR
- a CDS encoding cytochrome C — encoded protein: MKSHVWRPLWVAIGLVVVILIARSFVVPSDFGVGDRGFMYSYHRKSNLNEWKAFKVKYRTKEYCKDCHEDKYKSNMASKHKVIQCENCHGPAIEHPENPEKLIVDKSRELCIRCHAYLPYASSMRSKIKGINPVEHNPDDGCSACHDPHNPDI